The following proteins are encoded in a genomic region of Thermocrinis sp.:
- the coaBC gene encoding bifunctional phosphopantothenoylcysteine decarboxylase/phosphopantothenate--cysteine ligase CoaBC — protein sequence MANILLGVSSSVAIYKACELVRELKHSGHQVRVVLTLKAEEFISKLTFHALSGNKAYSEWEEDPFLHINLSRWSDLFLIAPCSANTLSKIALGLADNLLTNCALAHSGPLMLAPACNVEMWNNPAIQENVRKLKERGVIVIEPEEGILACEEEGKGRLASLERILDWVEWGLREKPLYGKRVLITVGATREFIDSVRFISNLSSGKTGFAIARVLRWYGAGVELISAYTEEKPPPEVKLVKVVSAEDMLREVMKRIGEIDLLVMSAAVADYKPLESFEGKIKKSEGLTLKLVKNPDILEEVAKVKPSNLRVLGFALEERHVLLQNAKEKLIRKGLDLIVANPVGIMGQESHEGYLIFKDGQTIPFSFENKLSFAEFLVPHILKLFC from the coding sequence GTGGCAAACATACTTTTAGGGGTCTCCTCCTCTGTTGCAATATACAAAGCCTGTGAGCTGGTAAGGGAGCTAAAGCATAGTGGACACCAGGTAAGGGTAGTTCTTACTCTAAAGGCAGAGGAGTTTATAAGCAAGCTAACCTTTCACGCTCTGAGCGGAAACAAAGCGTACTCTGAGTGGGAGGAGGACCCTTTCCTGCACATAAACCTATCAAGATGGTCTGATCTCTTTTTAATAGCTCCCTGCAGTGCAAACACACTTTCAAAAATAGCTTTGGGGCTTGCTGATAACCTGCTGACCAACTGCGCTCTGGCTCACAGCGGACCTTTGATGCTCGCACCTGCCTGTAATGTGGAGATGTGGAACAATCCTGCAATTCAGGAAAATGTAAGAAAGCTAAAAGAAAGGGGGGTAATAGTAATAGAGCCAGAGGAGGGAATTTTAGCTTGCGAAGAGGAGGGTAAGGGAAGGCTTGCAAGTTTGGAGAGAATCTTGGATTGGGTAGAGTGGGGACTGAGGGAAAAGCCCCTTTACGGTAAAAGGGTTCTGATAACTGTGGGTGCCACCAGAGAGTTCATAGACAGTGTTAGGTTTATATCCAACCTTTCAAGCGGAAAAACGGGCTTTGCCATAGCAAGAGTTTTACGCTGGTATGGCGCGGGGGTTGAACTGATAAGTGCTTATACAGAGGAAAAGCCCCCACCGGAAGTTAAACTGGTAAAAGTTGTATCTGCAGAAGATATGTTAAGGGAAGTGATGAAAAGGATCGGAGAGATTGATCTTTTGGTGATGAGCGCAGCTGTGGCTGATTATAAGCCTTTGGAGAGCTTTGAAGGTAAGATAAAAAAATCGGAAGGACTTACACTTAAACTTGTAAAAAATCCAGACATTCTTGAAGAAGTGGCAAAGGTAAAACCGAGCAACCTAAGGGTTTTAGGCTTTGCCCTTGAAGAAAGACATGTTCTTTTGCAAAACGCAAAGGAAAAGCTAATAAGAAAAGGGTTAGACCTTATAGTAGCCAATCCTGTGGGGATAATGGGTCAAGAGTCACACGAAGGTTATTTGATCTTTAAGGACGGACAAACCATTCCCTTTTCTTTTGAAAACAAGCTGAGCTTTGCGGAGTTCTTGGTGCCTCATATTCTGAAGCTTTTCTGTTAA
- a CDS encoding DUF420 domain-containing protein, with protein sequence MMYSLLNYLSLITIGISGLSILSGLVFIKLKKRDIHKFFMINASVFAIIFVLLYVIKSVLYSPQPYVGPYKGLFLFILWTHTILAIINFPLAVITLRYAFRGLFDKHKKIAPITAFVWLYVAITGWIIYYFMQWLNRQN encoded by the coding sequence ATGATGTACTCGCTTCTAAATTATCTTAGCCTTATAACCATAGGTATAAGTGGATTGTCAATTCTAAGCGGTCTTGTATTCATAAAGCTTAAGAAAAGAGACATTCACAAGTTCTTTATGATAAACGCTTCTGTGTTTGCTATTATATTCGTACTGCTTTACGTTATAAAGAGCGTTCTGTATTCGCCTCAGCCTTACGTGGGTCCGTACAAGGGATTATTTTTGTTCATACTTTGGACACACACGATCTTGGCTATTATCAACTTTCCTCTTGCTGTGATAACCCTCAGGTATGCCTTTAGGGGACTCTTTGACAAGCACAAAAAGATTGCTCCAATAACTGCCTTTGTTTGGCTTTACGTTGCTATTACAGGATGGATAATATACTACTTTATGCAGTGGTTAAATAGACAGAATTAG
- the mtnP gene encoding S-methyl-5'-thioadenosine phosphorylase: MLAVIGGSGLYKLERLEDVQEVKITTPFGEPSSPILIGKLRGKKVAFLARHGLNHQYSPSLVPYRANLWALKEIGASRVLSISAVGAINERFRPGDFVVIDDFLDFTKGREDTFYQGIYSVDVRGEDKPSELLKNKKVVHVDMSDAYCPQMRRRLMDVLEELKLIYHPSGVYACTEGPRFETPAEIRAIKILGGDVVGMTGYPEVALARELALCYASLCVVANPAAGIAGYRLTSEEVISMMKSKEEEIKLILELLVEMLEDQKTCNCHQALEGAEV, from the coding sequence ATGCTCGCGGTTATAGGAGGAAGTGGGCTTTACAAACTTGAAAGGTTGGAAGATGTGCAGGAAGTCAAAATAACCACTCCCTTTGGTGAGCCATCTTCTCCTATTCTAATAGGAAAGCTAAGGGGTAAAAAGGTTGCCTTTTTGGCAAGACACGGACTAAACCATCAGTATAGTCCCTCTTTAGTCCCATACAGAGCAAATCTTTGGGCTCTAAAGGAGATAGGAGCAAGTAGAGTTTTGTCTATTTCTGCGGTGGGAGCTATAAACGAAAGGTTTAGACCGGGAGACTTTGTAGTCATAGACGACTTTTTGGACTTTACAAAGGGCAGAGAAGACACTTTTTACCAGGGGATTTACTCTGTGGACGTTCGGGGAGAAGACAAACCTTCCGAGCTTTTAAAAAATAAAAAAGTGGTTCATGTGGATATGTCGGACGCATACTGTCCTCAGATGAGAAGAAGGCTTATGGATGTTTTGGAAGAGTTAAAGCTAATCTATCATCCGTCGGGTGTTTATGCTTGCACGGAGGGTCCTAGGTTTGAAACTCCAGCAGAAATAAGAGCTATAAAGATCTTGGGCGGGGACGTGGTAGGTATGACGGGCTATCCAGAGGTAGCTTTGGCAAGAGAGCTTGCGTTATGCTATGCCAGCCTTTGCGTTGTTGCAAACCCAGCGGCTGGAATTGCAGGCTACAGGCTAACCAGTGAGGAAGTTATATCCATGATGAAAAGCAAAGAAGAGGAGATAAAGCTTATACTTGAGTTGTTAGTAGAAATGCTTGAAGATCAAAAAACCTGCAACTGCCATCAAGCTTTGGAAGGGGCGGAAGTTTAA
- a CDS encoding ligand-binding protein SH3: protein MNRIVDIPEDAIMNINYVVLKEGVSLDEVAERVAYLCEHVKTYHSDTGFYGGFVALNTGGVSLEGSTVGQTTEHPLKDREVLIITFWRSLEDHEESHRSERFNKLFKELTELAESTFEVVYSVLWQGKAYDPEMAKKAKQAKEQSCTSC, encoded by the coding sequence ATGAACAGGATAGTTGATATACCAGAAGATGCCATAATGAACATAAACTACGTTGTTCTTAAGGAAGGCGTTAGCCTTGATGAGGTGGCAGAAAGGGTAGCCTACCTTTGCGAGCACGTAAAAACCTACCACTCTGACACAGGTTTTTACGGTGGCTTTGTAGCATTAAACACAGGGGGTGTATCTCTGGAAGGTTCAACTGTAGGACAAACCACCGAACATCCGCTGAAGGACAGAGAGGTGCTTATCATAACATTCTGGAGAAGCTTAGAGGACCACGAAGAGTCCCACAGAAGTGAAAGGTTTAATAAGCTGTTTAAGGAACTAACCGAGCTGGCAGAGAGCACCTTTGAAGTAGTCTATAGCGTCCTGTGGCAGGGGAAAGCATACGATCCAGAGATGGCAAAGAAGGCAAAGCAGGCAAAGGAGCAATCCTGCACCAGCTGTTAA
- the yaaA gene encoding peroxide stress protein YaaA, which produces MLFLLGSSKRQSRIRLRESVSAGVEVYPFQELTAKRVELINCFGISMEELLPAWRRYKNNFWDSLEFWVLPSEVQSFISARSLVLSPLLGLININSPIPYACLSWDEECKGKKLRDWWKEDLRNLSKNVFQGKTIVSLLGSEEEKILSFESVSELVKFEFYKKGQRVKNSQRHRAYALRYIAERKLSIEDFHKINFYDYQVKEVKEEGKITRVIFEGVGAYI; this is translated from the coding sequence ATGCTCTTTCTTCTTGGCTCTTCAAAGCGACAATCGAGGATAAGGCTAAGGGAAAGTGTAAGTGCAGGAGTAGAGGTATATCCATTTCAAGAGCTGACCGCAAAAAGGGTAGAGCTAATAAATTGCTTTGGGATCAGTATGGAAGAGCTTTTGCCCGCGTGGAGAAGGTATAAAAACAACTTCTGGGACAGCTTAGAATTTTGGGTTCTCCCTTCAGAAGTTCAAAGCTTTATATCAGCTCGGTCGTTGGTTTTGTCTCCACTTCTTGGCTTAATAAACATAAACTCTCCAATTCCTTACGCTTGCCTGTCGTGGGACGAAGAGTGCAAGGGAAAAAAGCTAAGGGATTGGTGGAAGGAAGATTTAAGAAATCTCTCCAAAAACGTCTTTCAAGGAAAAACTATAGTATCGCTGCTTGGAAGTGAAGAAGAAAAAATTCTAAGCTTTGAGAGTGTTTCTGAACTGGTTAAGTTTGAGTTCTACAAAAAGGGTCAGAGGGTAAAAAATTCACAAAGGCATAGGGCCTACGCGTTAAGGTACATAGCAGAAAGGAAGCTTTCTATAGAAGACTTTCACAAGATCAACTTCTACGATTACCAAGTCAAAGAAGTAAAAGAAGAAGGAAAGATCACGCGCGTTATTTTTGAGGGTGTTGGAGCCTACATCTGA
- a CDS encoding glycosyltransferase family 2 protein, whose product MLSVVIPAYNEEENVPILYEKLKKVLDSLGEDYEVIFVDDGSTDSTFDILKKLATKDKKVKVLRFKRNYGQTAALSAGFEHAKGEVIITLDADLQNDPEDIPTLLEKLKEGYHIVSGWRKDRKDPFLSRKLPSMIANWLISKITGVHLHDYGCTLKAYKAEVVKDLELFGDMHRFLPALTKRKGAKITEVPVRHHPRIYGRSKYGIGRTVRVLLDIMLVKFLNEYINKPLYMFGSIGFFLLIAGLVALLYLLFLKIFLEESIGGRPLLILSVLSILAGVQLISTGLIAELLIRIYYQTKDTKPYVVQDKINVD is encoded by the coding sequence ATGCTCTCTGTTGTTATACCAGCTTACAACGAAGAAGAAAACGTCCCTATTCTTTACGAAAAGCTAAAGAAAGTGTTAGACAGTCTGGGAGAAGATTACGAAGTTATCTTTGTGGATGACGGCTCCACAGATTCAACCTTTGATATACTAAAGAAGCTGGCAACGAAAGACAAAAAGGTAAAGGTCTTAAGATTTAAAAGAAACTACGGACAAACTGCCGCCCTGTCTGCAGGTTTTGAACACGCAAAGGGTGAAGTCATCATAACCTTAGATGCGGACCTTCAGAACGACCCAGAAGACATACCAACCCTTTTGGAAAAGCTGAAAGAAGGCTATCACATAGTTAGCGGTTGGAGAAAGGACAGAAAGGACCCCTTCCTTTCAAGAAAGCTTCCGTCTATGATAGCCAACTGGCTTATATCCAAAATTACAGGTGTGCATCTTCACGATTATGGATGCACCCTCAAAGCTTATAAAGCTGAGGTAGTAAAGGACCTTGAGCTTTTTGGAGACATGCACAGGTTCTTGCCTGCCCTTACAAAAAGAAAGGGAGCAAAGATAACGGAAGTTCCAGTAAGACACCACCCAAGGATCTACGGAAGGTCTAAATACGGTATAGGCAGGACTGTTAGGGTTCTTTTGGACATTATGCTTGTAAAGTTCCTCAACGAATACATAAACAAACCCCTTTACATGTTTGGCAGCATAGGCTTTTTTCTGCTCATCGCAGGTCTTGTTGCACTGCTTTACCTTCTCTTTTTAAAGATCTTTCTGGAAGAATCCATTGGTGGAAGACCTTTGCTTATATTAAGCGTCCTTTCCATACTGGCTGGTGTTCAGCTTATATCCACAGGTCTAATAGCAGAGCTCTTGATCAGAATATACTATCAGACTAAAGATACGAAACCCTACGTGGTTCAGGATAAGATAAATGTGGATTAA